In one window of Ovis aries strain OAR_USU_Benz2616 breed Rambouillet chromosome 5, ARS-UI_Ramb_v3.0, whole genome shotgun sequence DNA:
- the TNFSF9 gene encoding tumor necrosis factor ligand superfamily member 9 isoform X2 codes for MHSSTLATPDPEAQRSQAPPGRVCNPLPWALSAALLLLAAACATCVVRVWGIPGTPASPVSSPAPSSILPVGLEQTSDPHASLPNSPQGVFAQLVVADGAQLTEGPVQWRSEPGLTGVTLAPGMRYDKRTQELVVPEAGVYYIFLHLTLKRVMAGNLNSSDSVSVALDLQPHQAGAALTLTLDLPPPPSGNSAAGFRSSLLHLDAGQRLSVHLRPRIQEPLSWQLSAESTVWGLFRVAAQVPSGLPLSKLT; via the exons ATGCACTCCAGCACCCTCGCCACCCCGGACCCTGAGGCCCAGCGGTCGCAAGCGCCCCCGGGTCGCGTCTGCAACCCGCTGCCCTGGGCTCTGAGCGCCGCGCTGCTGCTGCTTGCCGCTGCCTGCGCCACCTGCGTGGTGCGGGTCTGGGGCATCCCCGGGACTCCTGCCTCGCCGGTTTCCAGTCCCGCGCCCAGCTCGATTCTCCCCGTGGGCCTGGAGCAGACTTCCGACCCCCACGCCAGCCTCCCCAACTCTCCGCAG GGCGTGTTCGCGCAGCTGGTGGTGGCCGATGGAG CACAACTGACCGAAGGGCCGGTGCAGTGGCGTAGCGAGCCGGGGTTGACAGGCGTGACTCTGGCGCCAGGCATGCGCTACGACAAGCGCACCCAAGAGCTGGTGGTCCCCGAGGCCGGAGTCTACTATATTTTCTTGCACTTGACTCTGAAGCGCGTGATGGCCGGCAACCTCAACAGCTCCGACTCCGTCTCCGTGGCCCTGGACCTGCAGCCTCACCAAGCCGGGGCCGCCCTAACCCTCACCTTGGACTTGCCACCCCCACCCTCGGGGAACTCAGCAGCTGGTTTCCGGAGCAGCTTGCTGCACCTGGATGCGGGGCAGCGCTTGAGCGTCCACCTGCGCCCCAGGATCCAGGAGCCTCTCTCCTGGCAGCTCTCAGCCGAATCCACGGTCTGGGGCCTCTTCCGCGTGGCCGCCCAAGTTCCCAGTGGACTCCCCTTGTCAAAGCTCACGTGA
- the TNFSF9 gene encoding tumor necrosis factor ligand superfamily member 9 isoform X1 — protein MHSSTLATPDPEAQRSQAPPGRVCNPLPWALSAALLLLAAACATCVVRVWGIPGTPASPVSSPAPSSILPVGLEQTSDPHASLPNSPQQGVFAQLVVADGAQLTEGPVQWRSEPGLTGVTLAPGMRYDKRTQELVVPEAGVYYIFLHLTLKRVMAGNLNSSDSVSVALDLQPHQAGAALTLTLDLPPPPSGNSAAGFRSSLLHLDAGQRLSVHLRPRIQEPLSWQLSAESTVWGLFRVAAQVPSGLPLSKLT, from the exons ATGCACTCCAGCACCCTCGCCACCCCGGACCCTGAGGCCCAGCGGTCGCAAGCGCCCCCGGGTCGCGTCTGCAACCCGCTGCCCTGGGCTCTGAGCGCCGCGCTGCTGCTGCTTGCCGCTGCCTGCGCCACCTGCGTGGTGCGGGTCTGGGGCATCCCCGGGACTCCTGCCTCGCCGGTTTCCAGTCCCGCGCCCAGCTCGATTCTCCCCGTGGGCCTGGAGCAGACTTCCGACCCCCACGCCAGCCTCCCCAACTCTCCGCAG CAGGGCGTGTTCGCGCAGCTGGTGGTGGCCGATGGAG CACAACTGACCGAAGGGCCGGTGCAGTGGCGTAGCGAGCCGGGGTTGACAGGCGTGACTCTGGCGCCAGGCATGCGCTACGACAAGCGCACCCAAGAGCTGGTGGTCCCCGAGGCCGGAGTCTACTATATTTTCTTGCACTTGACTCTGAAGCGCGTGATGGCCGGCAACCTCAACAGCTCCGACTCCGTCTCCGTGGCCCTGGACCTGCAGCCTCACCAAGCCGGGGCCGCCCTAACCCTCACCTTGGACTTGCCACCCCCACCCTCGGGGAACTCAGCAGCTGGTTTCCGGAGCAGCTTGCTGCACCTGGATGCGGGGCAGCGCTTGAGCGTCCACCTGCGCCCCAGGATCCAGGAGCCTCTCTCCTGGCAGCTCTCAGCCGAATCCACGGTCTGGGGCCTCTTCCGCGTGGCCGCCCAAGTTCCCAGTGGACTCCCCTTGTCAAAGCTCACGTGA